TGAAATCACTACAACAAGCAGCACTTTCTGCTTTTATCTTCTGGGGATCACCTACATTCATATCTGTGATAACCTTTTGGGCTTGTATGCTAATGGGAATCGAGCTAACGGCCGGAAGAGTCTTATCCGCATTCGCCACATTTAGAATGTTACAGGATCCTATTTTCAGCCTACCTGATTTACTCAATGTCATGGCTCAAGGGAAAGTTTCGGTTGATAGGATCGCTTCATACCTTAGGGAGGAAGAAATCCAGCATGATGTCATTGAAAATGTATCAAGGGACAAAACAGAATTTGATGTAGTCATTGATAAAGGGAGATTCAGCTGGGATCCAGAGTCTAGAACTCCATCTATTGATCAAATAGAGTTGAAAGTTAAAAGAGGAATGAAGGTGGCGATTTGTGGATCGGTTGGTTCTGGAAAATCAAGCCTGCTGTCTGGTATTTTGGGAGAGATATATAAGCAATCCGGGAAAGTGAAGATCAGTGGAACCAAAGCTTATGTTCCACAGTCTCCATGGATTCTTACAGGGAATATTAGAGACAATATCACATTTGGAAAAGAGTATGATCCTGAAAAGTATGAGAAAACTGTCCAAGCTTGTGCATTGAAGAAGGACTTTGAGCTATTCTCTTGTGGTGATCTCACTGAGATTGGAGAAAGAGGGATCAACATGAGTGGTGGACAAAAGCAGAGGATTCAGATAGCGCGAGCCGTTTACCAAGATGCTGATATATATCTTCTTGATGACCCTTTTAGCGCCGTCGATGCACATACCGGAACACACCTATTTAAGGTAAGATTTTGTTGTCATAATTTGTAAATTTTCATGCTTTGTAGAAATAATTGCTTCAATACTTTGTTTGTTCCACATCTTTTTTGCTTCAGGAGTGTCTTATGGGGATTCTTAAAGAGAAAACCATACTTTTTGTTACACACCAAGTTGAATTTCTTCCAGCAGCAGATCTCATCCTGGTAAATTCAGATTCAATGTGAATATTCTTTcagtatttttgttttgtaagCTGGAAACTAATCTAACTGATCACAATCCAATGTAGGTGATGCAAAATGGAAAAATTACACAAGCTGGAAAATTTGAAGAGCTTCTAAAGCAAAACATAGGATTTGAAGTCTTAGTTGGTGCTCATAGTAAAGCTCTCGAGTCAATTCTCACTGTCGAAAACTCAAGCAGAACAGCTCAAAATCCCATAGCTGAAGCAGAATCCAACTCAAATGTGAAACTCATGCACAAAGAACAGCATGACACAGTGGAAGATAATCCACCAGAGAGGAAAGGAAATGAAGGAAAATTGGTGCaagatgaagaaagagaaacagGAAGCATATCAAAAGAAGTATACTGGACTTATTTGACAACTGCAAAAGGAGGAGCATTGGTTCCGGTTATAATCTTAGCACAATCTTCATTCCAAATACTTCAGATTGCAAGTAACTATTGGATGGCTTGGGTTTGTCCTACAAGTAGTGATGCTAAGCCTATATTTGACATGAATTTCATACTTCTTATTTACATGGCTCTTTCTGTTTCCGGCGCGCTATGTGTTCTGGTGCGAGCCTTGTTGGTTGCATACACCGGCCTTTGGACAGCACAGACATTCTTCACAAGCATGCTGCATAGTGTGCTTAGAGCTCCAATGTCATTCTTTGATTCAACACCAACTGGAAGAATCTTGAACAGGGTAAACATTCATAGAAATTCTATTTCTTTAACTGTCTCAGGATAGAAATATAGATACACCAAACTATTTGAAGAAGTATCTAAGGACTAATTAGAGTTAAGTGAAATGGAAGGTTAAtaataactattttcttttctattttcaggTCTCTACAGATCAAAGTATTCTAGATTTGGAGATGGCAACCAAATTAGGATGGTGTGCTTTCTCTGTAATACAAATTCTGGGAACTATTGCAGTGATGTCTCAGGTGGCATGGCAAGTTTTCGCCATTTTCATTCCGGTAACTGCAGTCTGCATATGGTATCAAGTATGTCATCCTTTCTCTCCTTCTTCATGTTCCTATGTCATCATCATTACTAGTTAAAACAACATTGATTGTTGCAATCTTTGTGAAGCACATTATCAAGGTTTAGCTATTATGAAAGTCTATATTTCACTCAATTTTCAATTCAGTCTCTATTGCTTAATTTGCAATTAGATTCTCTATACCTTAATTTACAATATAAGAACctaattgaaatttttatacAATAAAAGGACTTGATTACAAtgaaaatttagtaaaactattataatttcaagaaaaattaaacCAATAATCAAATAGGCTATAGTTATGAATGTAAGTTACCAATTATCTTTGATATACTAATTGAAGTTGAATCTTGTTTATCTCAGAGATATTACACACCAACAGCAAGAGAACTGGCTCGCTTAGCACAGATACAAATTGCACCAATCCTCCACCATTTTGCAGAATCTTTAGCCGGAGCAGCTTCGATACGAGCTTTCGATCAAGAAGGCAGATTCATACACACAAATCTTGATCTTGTGGATGGCCATGCAAGGCCATGGTTTCATAATGTGTCTGCAATGGAATGGCTTTCTTTCAGATTGAATATActttcaaattttgtttttgcCTTCTCACTTGTTATGCTTGTGAGCCTCCCTGAAGGAATAATCAATCCAAGTGAGTACAACTCTAATAATGTTATTCATGTTTTCTATCATGTTATCAAGTAATTTTTCTCAGATATTTATGAAATCACACActaatattttccttttcttttctgcatTGGATCTATTACAGGCATTGCAGGGTTGGCAGTAACATATGGGATCAATTTGAATGTGTTGCAAGCTCAAGTTATATGGAACATATGCAATGCTGAAAACAAGATGATCTCAGTTGAAAGAATTCTGCAATACAGAAATATAGCAAGTGAGGCACCACTTGTCATTCAGGACAGCAGGCCGCCGAGCAACTGGCCGGCGACCGGAACAATAAGTTTCACAAATTTAGAGGTTAGTGATGAAATCCGAATCATGGATACTCAAAAGTATCATACTTTATGCAGGGTCCAGAAAAGACTAGTTATGTAAGCAGCATAACCTGATAAGTGCATCAGTATAATATATTGAGATCAAATCTTGTAGTTAAAGTAACTAGTTTACTTTTATGCATGACATACCATTATAACATATTCTTTCAAATGTTACATCTCTTGGGATAGTTTTGCTCAATGGTTattcaaattatatcttttttagtaCCTCATACTTGTATAGTGACAAGAATTCAGGACACCATCATTCATATAACAACAAATTGCTTGGCAGATACGCTATGCTGAACATCTCCCATCAGTTCTGAGACACATCACATGCACATTCCCGGGACAGAAGAAAATTGGCGTTGTAGGACGAACCGGAAGTGGAAAATCGACCCTTATTCAGGCGATTTTTAGGATTGTTGAGCCAAGAGAAGGAAGCATTGTGATTGACAATGTGGACATATGCAAGATAGGTCTGCATGACTTAAGGTCAAGGCTCAGCATCATCCCACAAGACCCTTCCATGTTTGAAGGCACTGTTAGGGGCAACTTGGACCCCTTGGAACTATACTCTGACACTCAAATCTGGGAGGTAAATCCATATTTCAATACATTTAGAGTCATTTATAGTGCATGATATGGAAGTTGAAGTATCTATATCATTGTCAACATTTTCTTACTTACCTTTCAAGTGAAGTTTTTGTAGCTtgtgttttaattaattatggcTCATTCTTAAATGTTCCTTACTAATTAAGGAGTGCTGCATTTCTCGTTAATCAAACAAATCTTAGCTCtccatttattatattttatatcaatagcTCAGATTTAGAGTTTAGAGTTTAGAATTTAAGATCTAGGCTTTAGAGTTCAAAGAGCACTGCACTCCTTACTTTCTTCGGAGCGCATTAGCATTCGTCGTTTATTACTCACAAAGTAGTAAATAATTGTTAGTTCCTCTCTACTTACTGATAAAATATTACTATCAtcaactaaaatatatataatatatatattcttttatttcaggCACTAGATAAATGTCAACTTGGTCAGCTAGTGAGGGAAAAGCAAGACAAGTTGGATAGCCAAGGTTGAATTCAACAACTCTCCATGATAATTTTGACAATGCCTTTTTGGTGACAATCAATGATTactaaaatgaaatgaaatgctAATTTTGACAGTGGTAGAAAATGGTGAGAATTGGAGTGTGGGACAAAGGCAACTATTTTGCCTAGGAAGAGCATTGCTGAAGAGAAGCAGCATATTAGTTCTTGATGAAGCAACTGCCTCTGTGGACTCTGCAACTGATGGGGTGATACAGCAGATCATCAGTCACGAGTTTAAAGATCGAACCGTCGTCACAATCGCTCATCGTATCCACACGGTTATAGACAGTGATCTTGTTTTGGTTCTCAGTGATGGTATGTTAAGCCACTTTTTCTTACATGATACATAGGGTAAATTACACTTAACTTTTTTTGAGGTTAAATgataggtgaaaactcaggtgcagttaaCTTCATGTAAAGTTGATAGCTGAGAATCGTTAAATCACAATTTAGTCAAATCTGTGAAATTATTTAACTACTCTTAACtatcaatttcacataaaaaCTGCATTTGACAGATGACACCCTTGATTTGTCATGTTAAGGAGGTCATCATTATCATTTGTATAGATCAGATAAGTATCATGTTTATAAAATACATGGATACTAGATATCATATAACATGAATCTCAGAAAATCTAAGTTCATACTTTTCAAAATGAAGTATTGTTTCATATGTTAAACTTCCAAGGAAGCTTGCTAACATAATACTGTGTTTCGCTGCAGGGAGAATCGCCGAGTATGATGAGCCGTCGAAGTTACTTGAAAGAGAAGATTCCTTCTTCTATAAACTCATAAAGGAGTATTCAAGCAGATCAAGTGGCTTCAACAGCTTAGCAACTCAACATGTTCAAAGCTAGGAATAATAGATTCTAAGGCTTTAtgatcattttaatttattggagttattaacttattatagTATTGGGGACAGAAAAAGCTCCAAAATGTTCCACACAGCTTCAATAAAACCACCAACCAATGATGTATATGTAATGGCTTCATTACAAGGTGATAGAGTTGTGTGGATACTCCTCAGTGGCTCTCTATTTGATAATGAGATATGATGAGGATTAGGCTTCAGTTttgagaggaagaagaagacttGTACAAGTCAGAGGGACTTGAAACAAAATGAATGTACTGTAATATAATAAGCAATTCCCATGTAATTTTCTCAAGGAAGATCAATCActcacctctctctctctctccctctcctcaaATGATGTTTGTCTTTCTTGGATTTAAAAAACTAGAGTGAGACCCGCGTAATGCACAGAGAAATAgattatttatactatatagtatattttaatacaaaaagatATAGATTGTTTATATTAGAGTTATACCAaactacatttttattttttttattttttgatttgcaTTAATGGCTACACTCTGTCTTTTTTTgcgatttttttgtttgtaaataattaaaaaaataaatgaatgagaatgaaaaacatataaaaatgttatattaaatttaagaaattttttacaattagtaTGAGATTAAGAAATGAATAGTAGTAAGAGtcttaatatgtataaattgtagaatttgaatatttgtaactgaaattttttataattattattattatgacacttttaatgtatgtttattgtatttaattagtacttgatgttttaattgaataataatagataagagttttttgttttaattttttaaaacattttactAAATAGTGATTGGTTGATTTTCATCTTTTGCCAAATCATTAGAATTGCTGATGTGGCATCATTAGCAAAGAAGAAATGGCTTAAACTCATTGTGGAGAGAGTTAGTATAagcttttatatattataaatagataaatagataGATGGTAGGAGTTATGTTAGATAAAACagattaaaagtaatttttaataaaaataatagtatttgatgaaattattgttaaaatttaaaatgacttTTATAACATAAATGTAATAAAGAGTACGAATAAATTTAGATAGAATAAATACTCAAATTGGCTTTTAAGAAATTCCAAAGCAGACACTGTTGTTTTAAAGGGGACTAATTCGgggctttttatttttttgttatggaagTTAAAGTAATACTTTAACAttgtaattttttgtgttttttaaaattatgcaaaGTACACAAATTGGAGGGTTCGATTTCTGTacctcaaattttttatttttttttaacacaaatcggacggttcGATTTGTGTATCCctacaaatcggacggtccgatttgtgtacctctAGAAATCGGACGGTCCAATTTCTGTACTTCTAATAAATCGGACAGTCCAATTTCTATTTCTCTAATTAACCGGCTCCACATTTGGGAATAATACCCTAACAATCCACATTTTAGAAAAACACCATTACTactccaatattaaaaataaaaagttcctAATTTGGTTCCTAGTGTTTCAAATCTTATTTCAGTTTTAAAAAGCTTTAAACAGGTTTAATGTTGTTCAACAATTAAATTTGACACGaataattaacatatttaaGAGTTAATATAACGCTTGATTTCAGTATGTAAGTAAAATCAACCCACCAATTATCactaatgtaaaaaaaatttcgttAATTATTTGAATCAAATTTAACAGAAAGATAATATTGAATCCGTTTGAAACTTTTTAGGACTGAAATAGGACATTTGAAAGTTAGGAATCAAATTAAGATTTAGCTCAAATGTTGAAGACTAATATAATACTTTACtcataaaaacattttttaaaacttaattgtcttataataaaatttgttaaagaCTTATTTATCTAAcacattaaaaatttgattgaaaacagaaaaacttaatttatttgataaGAGTAATTCTTAAAgacatctaaaaaataaaaattttgattttttgaaaatgagaCACTTAtgcttttgaaaaatacaaatatatctCTAATAAATTTTATCAAACCCACCCACCCTAATCACATTTAAATATCTTCAAAAAATATTCAACtagtatatttgtatatatttataagTATTTGACATATTTTTCTACTAGAATATTCAACtaccaaaataattaaattttttaaactgaATAATAAAGTTTCTCAAAAAAGAATAATCAACCTTTTTAAAAAGCAAAATAGTCAATCTTttcatacatataaaaaattaactaccaATCAAGTATTACTATATTTTTATGCTTTTATTTGTGCTTTGATTACAAATATGAAtaactataaatataaatatgaaatcCATATATTCATATGAATAGTTAATTGCTCCTTATATCTCGGGTCTTCTTGGCATGGATGCATATTTCCTATTGCTATTTATAACAAATGCAAAAACGGGAGGAGAACAACATAACTACGCTTAATATGTTTTCTTAAGGTTGTCAGATATAAAATAATGTTTCCTATCAATACAAAGGACAGCTTAAATgatacaattaaataaaatctgttAAACTGGCAAACTTCCCCATTTTGACTAGATGAGTGCGTACTCAAgtaaagggaaaaaaaatacacattaTCATTTCCATTTTGGAGTTCAAAACTGCCAGCAATTTATTTTATAGGCACATAAAACTCCATAATTGGCTCTCTATAAGGGATGTTAAACAAAAAAGGTTTTATTACAAATTCACTTTACAACTCTTCCATTCGTTACTGCAGACACATAAGAAGGAATGACCATGTACCATTGATACAATTTGTCAATCAATTCCCAGACTGGAATAAGGTTCAATTCCACCctgacaaagaaagaaaaaa
This sequence is a window from Arachis duranensis cultivar V14167 chromosome 2, aradu.V14167.gnm2.J7QH, whole genome shotgun sequence. Protein-coding genes within it:
- the LOC107472663 gene encoding putative ABC transporter C family member 15, whose protein sequence is MIHQTITTNHGLAYKISIVLTTLMVALHAATLSLMIFNHETQCSSKFKAIASETIQVLSWGASLIAIFKVSRTSSYFSWILRAWWICSFILCIVGTSLHTILSVSQKGQIGLREYADFIGLVTSTFLLIVSIRGKSDIVLVQKSEVTEPLLSSKPGKTSEFPKESPYGKATLMQLINFSWLNPLFEEGYKKPLEQSDIPNVDIKDSAEFLTSAFDESLRQVKEKDGTTNPSIYKAIYHFTRKKAAINALFAIICASASYVGPYLITDFVDFLGDKEKQGLKTGYLLSLAFLCAKMVETITQRQWIFGARQLGLRLRSALISHIYKKGLHLSNRSRQSHTGGEIMNYMSVDVQRITDFIWYVNVIWMLPIQISLAVFILHTNLGLGSMAALAATLAVMTLNIPLTKIQKRYQAKIMAAKDERMKATSEVLRNMKTLKLQAWDSEFLQRLESLRKVEYNWLLKSLQQAALSAFIFWGSPTFISVITFWACMLMGIELTAGRVLSAFATFRMLQDPIFSLPDLLNVMAQGKVSVDRIASYLREEEIQHDVIENVSRDKTEFDVVIDKGRFSWDPESRTPSIDQIELKVKRGMKVAICGSVGSGKSSLLSGILGEIYKQSGKVKISGTKAYVPQSPWILTGNIRDNITFGKEYDPEKYEKTVQACALKKDFELFSCGDLTEIGERGINMSGGQKQRIQIARAVYQDADIYLLDDPFSAVDAHTGTHLFKECLMGILKEKTILFVTHQVEFLPAADLILVMQNGKITQAGKFEELLKQNIGFEVLVGAHSKALESILTVENSSRTAQNPIAEAESNSNVKLMHKEQHDTVEDNPPERKGNEGKLVQDEERETGSISKEVYWTYLTTAKGGALVPVIILAQSSFQILQIASNYWMAWVCPTSSDAKPIFDMNFILLIYMALSVSGALCVLVRALLVAYTGLWTAQTFFTSMLHSVLRAPMSFFDSTPTGRILNRVSTDQSILDLEMATKLGWCAFSVIQILGTIAVMSQVAWQVFAIFIPVTAVCIWYQRYYTPTARELARLAQIQIAPILHHFAESLAGAASIRAFDQEGRFIHTNLDLVDGHARPWFHNVSAMEWLSFRLNILSNFVFAFSLVMLVSLPEGIINPSIAGLAVTYGINLNVLQAQVIWNICNAENKMISVERILQYRNIASEAPLVIQDSRPPSNWPATGTISFTNLEIRYAEHLPSVLRHITCTFPGQKKIGVVGRTGSGKSTLIQAIFRIVEPREGSIVIDNVDICKIGLHDLRSRLSIIPQDPSMFEGTVRGNLDPLELYSDTQIWEALDKCQLGQLVREKQDKLDSQVVENGENWSVGQRQLFCLGRALLKRSSILVLDEATASVDSATDGVIQQIISHEFKDRTVVTIAHRIHTVIDSDLVLVLSDGRIAEYDEPSKLLEREDSFFYKLIKEYSSRSSGFNSLATQHVQS